The Haloplanus salinarum genome includes a region encoding these proteins:
- a CDS encoding pyridoxal-phosphate-dependent aminotransferase family protein → MKSPPDTSEFDTPSRILMGPGPSMIAPRVLRAMSTQALGYMDPAFLEIMDDIQELLRYTFQTDNEWTLATSGTGTAAMETAIGNLVEPGDTMLVPTNGYFGDRMGKLARRAGGDVVTVDAPWGEPLQPADVADAFDEHQPDVFGFIHAETSTGVRQPNVPELTDIAHDHDALVLADCVTSLSGVELHLDEWGIDAAYGSPQKCLSCTPGATPLTMNDRAREKVLNRETDTGSWYLDLDLVMEYWGDERNYHHTAPTTNFYGLREALRLVAEEGLENRWERHREVAGELREGLQQLGLEPAAEKEYWLPSLNTIEVPDGVDDTAVIEFLMEEYDIEIASGLGALEGDVWRIGCMGYSARRQNVACLLTAMEEALEAQNFDVGEAVIEA, encoded by the coding sequence ATGAAGAGCCCACCTGACACGAGCGAATTCGACACGCCGTCACGGATCTTGATGGGTCCCGGCCCGAGCATGATCGCCCCACGTGTCCTGCGCGCGATGTCGACGCAGGCGCTCGGGTACATGGACCCGGCCTTCCTGGAGATCATGGACGACATCCAGGAGCTGCTGCGGTACACGTTCCAGACGGACAACGAGTGGACGCTGGCCACGAGCGGGACGGGCACGGCCGCGATGGAGACGGCCATCGGCAACCTCGTCGAGCCGGGCGATACGATGCTGGTCCCCACGAACGGGTACTTCGGCGACCGCATGGGGAAACTCGCTCGCCGTGCGGGCGGCGACGTGGTGACCGTCGACGCCCCCTGGGGCGAGCCGCTCCAGCCGGCGGACGTGGCCGACGCTTTCGACGAACACCAGCCCGACGTCTTCGGGTTCATCCACGCCGAGACCAGCACGGGTGTTCGCCAGCCCAACGTCCCGGAGCTGACCGACATCGCCCACGACCACGACGCGCTCGTGCTCGCGGACTGTGTCACGTCCCTCTCGGGCGTCGAACTCCACCTCGACGAGTGGGGCATCGACGCCGCCTACGGCAGCCCCCAGAAATGTCTCTCCTGTACCCCCGGGGCGACGCCGCTGACGATGAACGACCGCGCCCGCGAGAAGGTGTTGAACCGGGAGACCGACACCGGCTCCTGGTATCTCGACCTCGACCTCGTCATGGAGTACTGGGGCGACGAGCGTAACTACCACCACACCGCCCCGACCACGAACTTCTACGGGCTCCGCGAGGCGCTTCGCCTCGTGGCCGAGGAGGGCCTGGAGAACCGCTGGGAGCGCCACCGCGAGGTCGCGGGCGAACTCCGGGAGGGGCTCCAGCAACTCGGCCTCGAACCCGCGGCCGAGAAGGAGTACTGGCTGCCCAGCCTGAACACCATCGAGGTGCCGGACGGCGTCGACGACACCGCCGTCATCGAGTTCCTGATGGAGGAGTACGACATCGAGATCGCGAGCGGTCTCGGTGCCCTCGAAGGCGACGTCTGGCGGATCGGGTGCATGGGCTACTCCGCGCGTCGACAGAACGTCGCCTGCCTGCTGACGGCGATGGAAGAGGCGCTCGAAGCCCAGAACTTCGACGTGGGCGAAGCCGTCATCGAGGCGTAA
- a CDS encoding DUF5795 family protein, giving the protein MSNRVVQGRMVTPERLAELIEGERPMEADGIEDADRACPECGGDVLAVSYMPTVTELITGYKCQDCDWSDADR; this is encoded by the coding sequence ATGTCAAACCGCGTAGTCCAGGGCCGCATGGTGACCCCCGAGCGACTGGCCGAACTGATCGAGGGCGAACGACCGATGGAAGCCGACGGCATCGAGGACGCCGACAGGGCGTGTCCGGAGTGCGGGGGCGACGTCCTCGCCGTCTCGTATATGCCCACGGTTACCGAACTCATCACGGGCTACAAGTGTCAGGACTGCGACTGGTCCGACGCCGACCGATAA
- a CDS encoding response regulator has product MSSPPCVLVVEDEIELAELFAEWLSEDYEVRVATSGEEALERADEDVDVVLLDRLMPGLSGDEVLERIRDQDLSVRVAMVTAVEPDFDVLEMGFDDYVVKPLFREDVRRLVRGLLERNEYDRTLSTLFALASKLSALESHKTEDELAESEEYARLKDDFEQTRDRIAELESGMTENDFEAVFYDFDRVDL; this is encoded by the coding sequence ATGAGCTCACCACCCTGCGTCCTCGTCGTCGAAGACGAAATCGAGTTGGCCGAACTGTTCGCCGAGTGGCTCTCGGAGGACTACGAGGTGCGCGTGGCGACAAGTGGGGAGGAGGCCCTCGAACGGGCCGACGAGGACGTCGACGTGGTGTTGCTGGATCGACTGATGCCCGGGCTCTCGGGCGACGAAGTGCTCGAACGGATTCGCGACCAGGACCTCTCGGTCAGGGTCGCGATGGTGACTGCCGTCGAGCCCGACTTCGACGTCCTCGAGATGGGGTTCGACGACTACGTGGTCAAACCCCTCTTTCGGGAGGACGTGCGCCGACTCGTCCGTGGGCTCCTCGAACGCAACGAGTACGACCGTACCCTCTCGACGCTCTTTGCCCTCGCGTCGAAACTGTCGGCCCTCGAATCCCACAAGACCGAGGACGAACTGGCCGAGAGCGAGGAGTACGCCCGGCTCAAGGACGACTTCGAGCAAACACGGGACCGGATCGCGGAGCTGGAATCCGGGATGACCGAGAACGACTTCGAGGCGGTGTTTTACGACTTCGACCGGGTGGATCTGTAG
- a CDS encoding DUF7289 family protein: MSRPRTPWLYRFVRDRQSQAEPLGVILVIGLVLVSTTVVVTFGFTAIEDVQSRSEIDRAENGMTLLDSRLSTVALGDSERQSVDLPTSNGGYTVDEDAGTIKIVHRNYDGSNDVELVSNTSLGAIVYRNENGDDAIAYQGGGVWRRYDDGSTRMVSPPEFHYREGSLTFPLVRIRGNGSAAGRTTVGASTTETSTSLYPRNETYPDGTEYRNPVENGTVAVTIWSEYAEAWGSYFETRTDGNVSYPAPNQVTVELISIGTLGDFQMPPETQGITVRGMDAGHSLDDFSFTIRPQDTEESSFSNLDWSFYAKQGQREFEIHVGGNGVNSCNEDVALSIYYSDDGGDTHHGWYSDSYLETECGEVNGKPADGDEIWVDVDLTPENSTDMTFQKVKNDNVHFKSGSKTLASDAKFEEHSPDPNVTYSSGNTENLTLVTRHYFAQMGPDFDLVVADGNNAGIGESGSSGYIYYGGSGKVVTYLHITEHNVTATVG, encoded by the coding sequence ATGTCGCGGCCACGCACCCCCTGGCTGTACCGGTTCGTGCGGGACCGGCAGTCACAGGCCGAGCCGCTCGGGGTGATCCTCGTGATCGGTCTCGTCCTCGTCTCGACGACGGTGGTCGTCACGTTCGGCTTCACCGCCATCGAGGACGTCCAGTCGCGGTCGGAGATCGACCGCGCCGAGAACGGCATGACGCTTTTGGACTCCCGACTGTCGACCGTCGCGCTCGGCGATTCGGAGCGTCAGTCCGTCGACCTCCCCACGTCGAACGGGGGGTACACCGTCGACGAGGACGCGGGAACCATCAAGATCGTCCACCGGAACTACGACGGGAGCAACGACGTCGAGCTGGTGTCGAACACGTCCCTCGGGGCCATCGTCTACCGAAACGAGAACGGCGACGACGCCATCGCCTACCAGGGCGGCGGCGTGTGGCGGCGGTACGACGACGGCTCGACCCGCATGGTCTCGCCGCCGGAGTTTCACTACCGCGAGGGGTCGCTCACCTTCCCGCTCGTCCGCATCCGGGGGAACGGCAGCGCCGCGGGCCGGACCACCGTCGGCGCCAGTACCACGGAGACCAGCACCTCGCTCTATCCCCGCAACGAGACGTACCCGGACGGGACCGAGTACCGGAACCCGGTCGAGAACGGGACCGTGGCGGTCACCATCTGGAGCGAGTACGCCGAGGCGTGGGGGTCGTACTTCGAGACTCGGACCGACGGCAACGTCTCCTATCCGGCACCCAACCAGGTGACGGTCGAACTGATCAGCATCGGCACCCTCGGGGACTTCCAGATGCCACCGGAGACACAGGGGATCACGGTCCGCGGGATGGACGCCGGCCACTCCCTCGACGACTTCTCCTTTACCATCCGCCCGCAGGACACCGAGGAGTCCTCGTTCTCGAACCTCGATTGGTCGTTCTACGCCAAGCAGGGCCAGCGGGAGTTCGAGATTCACGTCGGCGGTAACGGCGTGAACAGCTGTAACGAGGACGTGGCGCTGTCGATCTACTACAGCGACGACGGCGGCGATACCCACCACGGCTGGTACAGCGACAGCTACCTGGAGACGGAGTGTGGCGAGGTGAACGGGAAACCCGCCGACGGCGACGAGATCTGGGTCGACGTCGATCTCACGCCCGAAAACTCGACGGACATGACCTTCCAGAAGGTGAAAAACGACAACGTCCACTTCAAATCCGGCTCGAAGACGCTCGCGAGCGACGCCAAATTCGAGGAGCACTCCCCCGACCCGAACGTCACCTACTCGTCGGGCAACACCGAGAACTTGACGCTCGTCACCAGACATTACTTCGCCCAGATGGGTCCCGACTTCGACCTCGTCGTCGCCGACGGGAACAACGCGGGGATCGGCGAATCCGGCTCCTCGGGCTACATCTACTACGGGGGCAGCGGCAAAGTCGTTACCTACCTCCACATCACGGAACACAACGTGACGGCCACGGTCGGCTGA
- a CDS encoding AbrB/MazE/SpoVT family DNA-binding domain-containing protein — translation MSKSTRVTEKGQTTIPKELREKYDLEPGDEVVWMDTEEGIVVKKRTRTSGRGMLLPDDTSEEEREAVAEELEQRVRERRDRNYEEA, via the coding sequence ATGAGCAAGTCGACGCGCGTCACCGAGAAGGGACAGACGACGATCCCGAAAGAACTGCGCGAGAAGTACGACCTCGAACCGGGCGACGAGGTCGTCTGGATGGATACGGAGGAGGGTATCGTCGTCAAGAAGCGCACGCGCACGTCGGGACGCGGGATGCTCCTGCCTGACGACACCTCCGAAGAAGAACGCGAAGCCGTTGCGGAGGAACTCGAACAGCGCGTCCGCGAGCGCCGTGACCGCAACTACGAGGAAGCCTAA
- a CDS encoding DUF7475 family protein, protein MSVSNTTAGESLVDLSKSPLGYVAIVLAVVTGVIHLFLAPQVIGFSRTLAILFALNGLGFLGGIAIYLTRYWRRELYLVAALYALATVVALFVFQGFGVDAFYQGGSLNPMAVIAKGAEAVLAIVTGYLYTSTG, encoded by the coding sequence ATGAGCGTGAGCAACACCACGGCTGGCGAGTCGTTGGTCGACCTCTCGAAGAGCCCGCTCGGCTACGTCGCCATCGTGTTGGCCGTCGTGACGGGCGTGATCCACCTCTTCCTGGCGCCGCAGGTGATCGGATTCAGTCGGACGCTGGCCATCCTCTTTGCCCTCAACGGCTTGGGCTTTCTGGGTGGGATCGCGATCTACCTAACCCGCTACTGGCGTCGGGAACTGTACCTCGTCGCCGCACTCTATGCCCTCGCGACGGTCGTCGCCCTGTTCGTCTTCCAAGGGTTCGGCGTCGACGCGTTCTACCAGGGAGGTAGTTTGAACCCGATGGCGGTCATCGCCAAGGGTGCCGAAGCGGTGTTGGCCATCGTCACCGGCTACCTCTATACGAGCACGGGGTGA
- a CDS encoding FAD-binding oxidoreductase — protein MQHDTTFVDDLGLAADQISVGDADREERSHDWGTAREDGVRPDVVVWPESTDDIAAVLRAATEHGVPVTPYAAGTSLEGNAVPVEGGITLDMNRMDAVLDVRPDDLQIDVQPGILGDDVNEAVAKHGLFLPALPSSGAISTIGGMLANDASGMKTVKYGEVSDWVLGMEVVLPTGEVITTGSKAAKTSSGYDLGDLIVGSEGTLGVITRVTIQLAGRPQQVRGGRAHFETLDDAAEAVFDAVRSGVDVAKIELIDRLSAAMSNAHLDTDLPDVPMVFVEFHADHGIEEEIEFCRTIFEAHGVTEFEVAENEHGMDELWAARRELAEALEPYDDDLSPLTPGDVTVPISEYPDLVRYVKELGEREDFLISCFGHAGDGNLHYTVMIDPDDPEDVAHGKDVSRRIVEHAIEVGGTSTGEHGIGLGKQDYLVAEHGEAAVDAMRSIKEALDPAGIMNPGKVFDGPEP, from the coding sequence ATGCAACACGATACCACGTTCGTCGACGACCTGGGTCTGGCGGCGGATCAGATCTCGGTCGGCGACGCGGACCGGGAGGAACGCTCCCACGACTGGGGGACCGCACGCGAGGACGGCGTCCGCCCCGACGTCGTCGTCTGGCCCGAGTCGACCGACGACATCGCCGCTGTCCTGCGTGCGGCGACCGAACACGGCGTCCCCGTCACCCCCTACGCCGCCGGGACGAGCCTGGAGGGCAACGCCGTCCCCGTCGAGGGCGGCATCACCCTCGATATGAACCGGATGGACGCCGTCCTCGACGTCCGCCCGGACGACCTGCAGATCGACGTCCAGCCGGGAATCCTCGGCGACGACGTGAACGAGGCGGTGGCGAAACACGGCCTGTTCCTCCCGGCGCTCCCCTCCTCGGGCGCCATCTCGACCATCGGCGGGATGCTCGCCAACGACGCCAGCGGTATGAAGACCGTCAAGTACGGCGAGGTGAGCGACTGGGTGCTCGGCATGGAAGTCGTCCTGCCGACCGGCGAGGTCATCACGACCGGGAGCAAGGCGGCCAAGACCTCCTCGGGCTACGACCTAGGTGACCTGATCGTCGGCAGCGAGGGGACGCTGGGCGTCATCACGCGCGTGACGATCCAGTTGGCCGGACGCCCCCAGCAGGTCAGGGGCGGCCGAGCCCACTTCGAGACGCTCGACGACGCCGCGGAGGCCGTCTTCGACGCCGTCCGGTCCGGGGTCGACGTGGCGAAGATCGAACTGATCGACCGCCTGAGCGCCGCCATGTCGAACGCCCACCTCGACACCGACCTCCCGGACGTGCCGATGGTGTTCGTGGAGTTCCACGCCGATCACGGCATCGAGGAGGAGATCGAGTTCTGTCGGACCATCTTCGAGGCCCACGGGGTGACCGAGTTCGAGGTGGCCGAAAACGAACACGGGATGGACGAGCTGTGGGCGGCGCGCCGGGAACTCGCGGAGGCCTTGGAGCCCTACGACGACGACCTCTCGCCGCTCACCCCCGGCGACGTGACCGTCCCCATCAGCGAGTATCCCGACCTCGTTCGGTACGTGAAAGAGCTCGGCGAGCGGGAGGACTTTCTCATCTCCTGTTTCGGCCACGCCGGCGACGGCAACCTCCACTACACGGTCATGATCGATCCGGACGACCCCGAGGACGTGGCCCACGGCAAGGACGTCTCGCGGCGGATCGTCGAACACGCCATCGAAGTCGGCGGCACGTCGACCGGCGAGCACGGCATCGGCCTCGGCAAACAGGACTACCTCGTCGCCGAACACGGCGAGGCGGCCGTCGACGCGATGCGCTCGATCAAGGAGGCGCTAGATCCCGCAGGGATCATGAACCCCGGAAAGGTGTTCGACGGGCCGGAACCCTGA